From Flavobacterium sp. 102, a single genomic window includes:
- a CDS encoding glycosyltransferase family 39 protein has protein sequence MLTTNKNSLTSFWKKYRYHFLIIIVGLFCLETLNFLLQLDLQTKVYPDCENYLESAQKMYHKFTGHYYRPMVMAFITGFPYLFGSSDAGIFQWSLLVNVFCWLGTSILLFEIAKYFVKEKVAFVFAIFPFFFLGNIIWNFHILTENIFVFFIMLAFYLLFQYYKTKKFWYLSLALALVLSSMLVKPGAKFFAIIITLFFIKEVFRNYKSKSMIFVYGSLLMITIQVVGMRAQYGDFTISYIDGVTYHNYLCTKAKCYENGQEYIGRNNPRGEYLFGLNFTDQKKVATEDLKDQVKNNFPNLIKAYFDDVLDNSITGNVCIENLINHENKDNFSFWKSLVFEVTKWQNRIFTLLAILLSAYFLFKYYKKERLYFFIAFFITYIIVLSGVSCGQGDRFHLVTFPFVILLLAKFLTDVNGIKPSSERLQK, from the coding sequence ATGTTGACAACAAATAAGAATAGTTTGACTTCCTTTTGGAAAAAATACCGTTATCATTTCCTTATTATTATTGTGGGTTTGTTTTGTTTGGAAACCTTAAACTTTCTTTTGCAATTAGACCTGCAAACCAAAGTTTATCCCGATTGTGAGAACTATTTGGAATCGGCCCAAAAGATGTATCATAAATTCACAGGTCATTATTACCGACCGATGGTGATGGCTTTTATTACCGGATTTCCGTATTTATTCGGAAGTTCAGATGCCGGAATTTTTCAATGGAGTTTGTTGGTCAATGTTTTTTGTTGGTTAGGCACTTCGATACTTCTATTTGAAATTGCGAAGTATTTTGTCAAAGAAAAAGTGGCTTTTGTGTTTGCGATTTTTCCTTTTTTTTTCTTGGGAAATATCATTTGGAATTTTCACATTTTGACCGAAAACATTTTTGTTTTTTTCATCATGTTGGCCTTTTATTTATTGTTCCAATATTATAAAACCAAGAAGTTTTGGTATCTGTCATTGGCTTTGGCTTTAGTATTGTCGAGTATGTTGGTCAAACCGGGCGCTAAGTTTTTTGCAATTATAATTACACTGTTTTTTATCAAAGAAGTTTTTAGAAACTACAAGTCAAAAAGCATGATTTTCGTGTATGGAAGTCTATTGATGATTACCATTCAAGTTGTGGGAATGCGTGCGCAGTATGGCGATTTTACCATCAGCTACATTGACGGTGTGACCTATCACAATTATCTTTGTACTAAAGCGAAATGTTATGAAAACGGGCAGGAATACATTGGAAGGAACAATCCGAGAGGAGAATATTTGTTTGGTCTGAATTTTACTGACCAAAAGAAAGTGGCAACGGAAGATCTTAAAGACCAAGTTAAAAACAATTTTCCGAATTTGATAAAAGCCTATTTTGATGATGTGCTCGATAATTCAATAACCGGAAATGTTTGCATTGAAAATTTGATAAATCATGAGAATAAAGATAACTTTTCGTTTTGGAAATCGTTAGTTTTTGAGGTGACCAAATGGCAAAACAGAATCTTTACTTTGCTGGCGATATTGCTTTCCGCCTACTTTTTATTCAAGTACTACAAAAAAGAACGTCTGTACTTTTTTATAGCGTTTTTTATTACTTATATTATTGTGCTTTCAGGAGTTTCGTGTGGTCAAGGTGATAGGTTTCACCTCGTGACTTTTCCGTTTGTAATTTTGCTATTGGCTAAGTTTTTAACCGATGTGAATGGGATTAAACCGTCTTCTGAACGACTTCAAAAATAG
- a CDS encoding DegT/DnrJ/EryC1/StrS aminotransferase family protein, which yields MIKFLDLHKINLPYQTAFQEKMQQFLDKGWFVLGDEVKTFERDFAQYCGAKYCIGVGNGLDAMVLIFKGYIQLGKLQKGDEVIVPANTYIASILAILQADLVPVLVEPKLETYNLNPDLIAKRITSKTKAILAVHLYGQLAEMDKINSIAKQHNLLVVEDAAQAHGAAMNYESQITNYELRKSGNLSNAAAFSFYPAKNLGSLGDAGGITTNDADLAKVIFALRNYGSEQKYYNEFIGINSRLDELQAAFLNVKLPHLDTENQKRKAIVKRYVAEIKNDKITLPYWNGSNNHVFHLFVIRTQNREDLQDYLKQKNIETLIHYPIPSHQQKALAQWNSLSFPITEKIHREVLSLPLSPVMTEEEVTSVIQILNQY from the coding sequence ATGATAAAATTCCTCGACTTACATAAAATCAATTTGCCTTATCAAACCGCATTTCAAGAAAAAATGCAACAGTTTTTGGATAAAGGTTGGTTTGTTTTAGGCGACGAAGTCAAAACTTTCGAACGTGATTTTGCCCAATATTGTGGTGCTAAATATTGCATCGGCGTAGGCAACGGATTGGATGCGATGGTTTTAATTTTTAAAGGGTATATCCAACTCGGAAAACTGCAAAAAGGCGATGAAGTTATCGTTCCTGCGAATACTTATATTGCCAGTATTTTAGCCATTTTGCAAGCGGATTTGGTTCCGGTATTGGTGGAACCAAAGTTGGAAACCTACAATCTCAATCCCGATTTAATTGCCAAAAGAATAACGTCAAAAACAAAAGCTATTTTAGCGGTTCATCTTTATGGACAACTGGCCGAAATGGATAAAATAAATAGTATCGCCAAGCAACATAATTTATTGGTTGTTGAAGATGCGGCGCAAGCTCATGGCGCAGCAATGAATTACGAATCACAAATTACGAATTACGAATTGCGAAAATCCGGAAATCTCTCTAATGCAGCGGCATTTAGTTTTTATCCCGCGAAGAATCTTGGTTCTTTAGGCGATGCCGGTGGAATTACAACCAATGATGCCGATTTGGCCAAAGTAATTTTCGCTTTGCGGAATTATGGTTCGGAACAAAAATATTACAACGAATTTATAGGAATTAATTCTCGTTTGGATGAATTGCAAGCCGCTTTTTTAAATGTTAAATTACCTCATTTAGACACTGAAAATCAGAAAAGAAAGGCTATTGTCAAACGCTATGTAGCCGAAATCAAAAACGATAAAATCACTTTGCCCTATTGGAATGGAAGTAATAATCATGTTTTTCATTTGTTTGTGATTCGAACCCAAAACAGAGAAGATTTACAAGATTATTTGAAACAAAAAAATATAGAAACACTAATTCATTATCCGATTCCGTCACACCAACAAAAGGCGTTAGCACAATGGAATTCGCTTTCATTTCCCATCACAGAAAAAATTCATCGCGAAGTATTGAGTTTGCCTTTGAGTCCGGTGATGACTGAGGAAGAAGTAACGAGTGTGATTCAAATTTTAAATCAGTATTGA
- a CDS encoding glycosyltransferase family 2 protein, whose translation MISILIPTYNFNTLPLVQELHNQILLENIEFEIIVQDDASPVNENTEINSKINQLKNCRFERNETNLGRGQNRNALVAKAQYDWILLMDCDMFPKSKNFIKIYLKSISKKDKQAVFGGIIYFDEKPKDNEVLRWVFGKNREEIPLKKRLTNPYHYTLISNILVQKKWVMAHPFDNNIYNYGYEDVVLILGFKSNNIPIHHIENPAFHLNLETSSVFLEKSHCSLENLKHIIDKKIIEPNDTALIKMYAKLEKLKLVKTTAFLFKILKKYFIKNLLSKNPSIFIFDVYRLGYFCQLNSR comes from the coding sequence ATGATTTCAATCCTTATTCCAACATACAACTTCAACACTTTACCTTTAGTACAGGAATTGCACAATCAAATCCTTTTGGAAAATATCGAATTTGAAATCATCGTTCAAGATGATGCTTCTCCGGTCAACGAAAATACGGAAATCAACTCAAAGATAAACCAACTGAAAAACTGTCGTTTTGAGCGCAATGAAACCAATTTAGGTCGTGGACAAAACAGAAATGCCTTGGTAGCGAAAGCCCAATATGATTGGATTTTATTAATGGATTGCGACATGTTTCCCAAGAGTAAAAACTTCATCAAAATTTATTTAAAAAGCATTAGTAAAAAAGACAAACAAGCCGTTTTTGGAGGTATTATTTATTTTGATGAAAAACCTAAAGATAATGAAGTCCTGAGATGGGTTTTTGGCAAAAACAGAGAAGAAATTCCGTTAAAAAAAAGATTGACAAATCCTTATCATTATACTTTAATCTCGAATATTTTAGTCCAAAAAAAATGGGTAATGGCACATCCTTTTGACAATAACATTTACAATTATGGTTATGAAGATGTGGTCTTAATTTTAGGCTTTAAAAGTAATAACATTCCCATACACCATATCGAAAATCCGGCCTTTCATCTGAATCTAGAAACATCTTCCGTTTTTTTAGAGAAATCGCATTGTTCTTTGGAGAATTTGAAACACATTATTGACAAGAAAATCATCGAACCCAATGATACTGCTTTGATTAAAATGTATGCTAAACTCGAAAAATTGAAATTGGTAAAAACGACAGCGTTTCTATTCAAAATTTTAAAAAAGTATTTCATTAAAAATTTGCTTTCAAAAAACCCATCCATTTTTATATTTGACGTTTATCGTTTAGGTTATTTTTGCCAATTAAACTCACGCTGA
- a CDS encoding glycosyltransferase family A protein, which produces MPYFSIVITVYNKENFVGETLESVLKQTYTDFEIIIVNDGSTDNSETVIQTFKDSRIQYFFQKNEGVAKARNFGIEKTQGDYVCFLDADDYWNSNFLETMHYYCQKLPEQKVFACAIEVETENKTFPANYSIDKKADFEIVDFFTASQKECVLWTSSSVFQKSVFESVGHFDTNIKKGEDTELWIRIGLQYPIVFLWQILAKYVYDKSSVSRNLTYFFEPYTFEKYALEEKKNPKLKQYLDLNRFSAVIKCKLNGDFETAKLLYKEIDLEKIGWKKEILLQLPSLLLKSLISFKNFLAKIGLGKSVFR; this is translated from the coding sequence ATGCCCTATTTTTCAATAGTTATAACGGTTTACAACAAAGAAAACTTTGTAGGCGAAACGCTCGAAAGTGTTTTGAAACAAACGTATACCGACTTTGAAATAATCATTGTTAATGACGGCTCAACAGACAATAGCGAGACTGTTATCCAAACTTTTAAAGACAGTCGTATTCAATATTTTTTTCAAAAAAATGAAGGCGTTGCCAAAGCAAGAAACTTCGGAATTGAAAAAACCCAAGGCGATTATGTTTGCTTTTTAGATGCCGATGATTATTGGAATTCGAATTTTCTGGAAACCATGCATTACTACTGTCAAAAACTTCCCGAACAAAAAGTGTTTGCGTGCGCAATTGAAGTGGAAACAGAGAATAAAACCTTTCCGGCGAATTATTCAATTGACAAAAAAGCAGATTTTGAAATCGTTGATTTTTTTACCGCAAGTCAAAAAGAATGTGTGCTTTGGACATCAAGTTCGGTTTTTCAAAAAAGTGTTTTTGAAAGCGTTGGACACTTTGACACCAATATCAAAAAAGGCGAAGACACTGAGTTATGGATTCGAATTGGCCTTCAATATCCGATTGTATTTCTTTGGCAAATTTTGGCCAAATATGTTTATGACAAAAGCAGTGTTTCCCGCAATCTGACTTACTTTTTTGAACCTTATACTTTTGAAAAATACGCTTTAGAAGAAAAGAAAAATCCAAAACTGAAACAATACTTGGATTTGAACCGATTTTCAGCCGTAATTAAATGCAAATTGAACGGTGATTTTGAAACAGCAAAATTACTTTACAAAGAAATCGATTTGGAAAAAATAGGCTGGAAAAAAGAAATCCTATTGCAATTGCCAAGTCTCTTATTAAAATCCTTGATTAGTTTCAAAAATTTTTTAGCTAAAATAGGTTTGGGAAAATCAGTTTTTAGATAA
- a CDS encoding cell division ATP-binding protein FtsE, whose translation MSQTVLSLKNVTIYQEKKVILSQVNLEVKEGEFLYIIGKTGTGKSSFMKTLYGDLPLTEGSGTIVGYDLVNLKENDIPFLRRKIGIVFQDFQLLHDRSVNKNMLFVLKATGWSDEKAMQDKIDEVLEKVGLKGIANKMPHQLSGGEQQRVAIARALLNDPELILADEPTGNLDPQTSAEVLAVLKKINENGKTVIMATHDYAVIMKFPSKTLKCEDNTIFEVVQKTV comes from the coding sequence ATGTCACAAACAGTTTTATCTTTAAAAAACGTTACTATTTATCAGGAAAAGAAAGTGATTTTATCACAAGTTAACCTTGAAGTAAAAGAAGGCGAATTCCTTTATATCATTGGTAAAACAGGTACGGGTAAAAGTAGTTTTATGAAAACTTTATACGGAGATTTGCCTTTGACTGAAGGTTCCGGAACTATTGTGGGCTATGATTTGGTGAACTTAAAGGAAAATGACATTCCGTTTTTGAGAAGAAAGATTGGGATTGTTTTTCAGGACTTTCAATTATTGCACGATAGAAGCGTAAACAAAAACATGTTGTTCGTTTTAAAAGCTACCGGTTGGAGTGATGAAAAAGCGATGCAAGACAAAATCGACGAAGTTTTAGAAAAAGTTGGTTTAAAAGGAATTGCCAACAAAATGCCGCACCAACTTTCGGGCGGAGAACAACAAAGAGTAGCGATTGCGAGAGCATTATTGAACGATCCGGAATTAATCCTAGCAGATGAACCAACGGGAAATTTAGACCCGCAAACCAGCGCGGAAGTTTTGGCTGTATTGAAAAAAATCAACGAAAATGGTAAAACCGTAATTATGGCCACACACGATTATGCGGTGATTATGAAATTTCCATCGAAAACGTTGAAATGTGAAGACAATACTATTTTTGAAGTCGTTCAGAAGACGGTTTAA
- a CDS encoding oligosaccharide flippase family protein has product MTDAQSSYRQIIKSTSIFGSVQVFSIVISLVRSKIIAILIGPAGIGLIGLFNSAINLIGSFTNAGIETSGVKAISAAENNPESLAKEVSILKRLIWITGILGAISVAVLSPFLSRLTFGNDQYTLAFVLIASTLLFKQLTNGSLVVLQGLSKIQYLAKANLLGNLLGLLVSLPLYYWFKINGIVPSIVISSLIAMMVAFYFRAKIKIENVKLTNKEVFVEGKQLIILGFSLSLIGLLTTLSSYLLQVFISHYKSVSEVGFYSAGFTILNTYVGVIFTAMATDYYPRLAKVCHDNLKVKKLVTEQSIIAVLLLTPIVVVFLVFAPTVIRLLYSKEFLPIVPLVCWGILGMIVKAVSWSMGYVLIAKGDSGIFIKTSVFFNSLFLIINILGFYFYGLEGLGITFLVNYIIHFFGLKLITAKRYDFEFDKEFYRLFSYCTFICLGTFLSLNIESIILKYILLSVLILISLGFSFVQLNKRLNFKDLFSGKKE; this is encoded by the coding sequence ATGACGGATGCCCAATCTTCATACCGACAAATCATCAAATCAACCTCTATTTTTGGAAGTGTACAGGTTTTTAGTATTGTAATTTCTTTAGTCCGTTCCAAAATTATTGCAATACTAATCGGTCCGGCTGGAATTGGGCTTATCGGATTATTCAATTCGGCAATCAATTTAATTGGAAGTTTCACCAACGCAGGTATAGAAACCAGTGGTGTTAAAGCCATCTCAGCCGCTGAGAATAATCCCGAATCATTAGCCAAAGAAGTGTCAATTCTTAAAAGACTGATTTGGATTACAGGTATTTTGGGAGCGATTTCGGTAGCTGTTTTATCTCCATTTTTAAGCCGACTGACTTTTGGAAATGATCAATATACTTTAGCCTTTGTTTTAATTGCTTCTACCTTGTTATTTAAGCAATTAACCAACGGAAGTTTAGTTGTTCTTCAGGGATTAAGCAAGATTCAATATTTGGCCAAAGCCAATTTATTGGGTAATTTATTGGGATTGCTGGTTTCACTTCCTTTGTATTATTGGTTTAAAATAAACGGAATTGTGCCATCGATTGTCATTTCTTCTTTGATAGCGATGATGGTTGCTTTTTATTTTAGGGCAAAAATCAAAATTGAGAATGTCAAGTTGACCAATAAAGAAGTTTTTGTTGAAGGAAAACAACTCATTATACTTGGTTTTTCGCTTAGTTTAATTGGTTTACTAACTACTTTGTCTTCCTATTTACTTCAGGTTTTTATCAGCCATTATAAAAGTGTTTCCGAAGTTGGGTTTTACAGCGCCGGTTTTACGATTTTGAATACTTATGTTGGTGTGATTTTTACTGCGATGGCAACCGATTATTATCCAAGATTAGCTAAAGTTTGTCACGATAACCTTAAGGTAAAAAAGTTAGTTACAGAACAATCTATCATTGCTGTTTTATTGTTGACTCCAATCGTTGTAGTGTTTTTGGTATTTGCACCAACAGTTATTCGATTGCTTTATTCTAAAGAGTTTTTACCGATTGTGCCTTTGGTTTGTTGGGGTATTTTGGGCATGATTGTCAAAGCGGTTTCTTGGTCGATGGGTTATGTTTTGATTGCCAAAGGAGATTCCGGAATATTTATTAAAACGTCTGTTTTTTTTAATTCCTTATTTTTAATAATCAATATTTTAGGATTTTATTTCTATGGATTGGAAGGATTAGGGATTACTTTTTTGGTTAATTATATTATTCATTTTTTCGGATTGAAATTAATTACCGCAAAGCGATATGATTTTGAATTTGATAAGGAATTTTACCGGTTATTTTCGTATTGTACTTTTATCTGTTTGGGAACTTTTTTATCTTTAAATATTGAATCGATTATTTTAAAGTATATATTGCTGTCAGTTTTAATCCTGATTTCGTTGGGATTTTCATTTGTCCAATTGAATAAAAGGCTGAATTTTAAAGATTTATTTTCCGGAAAGAAAGAATAA
- a CDS encoding transferase, with product MAKKLPIYFYGSVKLKNISGEIILNAPIKSGMIGFGQPYEIISRSKGIAEFNLEGKMIFNGHVQFGKDYLVHVGPNAILAMGNMSSLGHSGKIICFDKITLGDFARIGYESQLSDTTVHQMIDTVSGEKYPFTAPIKLGNYNYISNRVTILSNTNTPDFCTIASNSLCTKDYTSFGQNVLIGGIPAKLLKSNIARDWQGEMSQLEQWLKV from the coding sequence TTGGCTAAAAAACTTCCGATTTACTTTTACGGTAGTGTAAAACTCAAAAACATTTCCGGCGAAATAATTCTCAATGCACCCATAAAATCAGGAATGATTGGCTTTGGTCAGCCTTACGAAATTATTTCCCGTTCCAAAGGTATTGCGGAATTTAATTTAGAGGGTAAAATGATTTTTAATGGACATGTCCAATTCGGGAAAGATTATTTGGTTCATGTTGGTCCAAATGCCATTTTAGCAATGGGCAATATGTCGTCTTTAGGCCATAGCGGAAAAATCATTTGTTTTGATAAAATCACTTTGGGTGACTTTGCGAGAATAGGTTACGAATCCCAACTTTCCGACACGACTGTTCACCAAATGATTGATACTGTTTCGGGTGAAAAATATCCGTTTACTGCGCCAATAAAATTAGGGAACTACAATTATATTAGCAACAGAGTGACCATTTTGTCCAATACCAATACACCCGATTTTTGTACAATTGCTTCAAACAGTTTGTGTACTAAAGATTATACTTCTTTTGGGCAAAATGTACTTATCGGCGGTATTCCTGCAAAATTGTTAAAAAGTAATATAGCCAGAGATTGGCAAGGTGAGATGAGTCAATTAGAACAATGGTTGAAAGTGTAA
- a CDS encoding glycosyltransferase → MKNNNKIAIVSASLGVGGAERFASLLGLMLHNLGYEVHHIIILDFVDYEYQGKLVNLGQLFAQEKGVFRAIKKGKFIAQYLQENQIETIIDIRSRPVLLREIFTKWIYGNRKTYFMIHSSDIEMYLPKSVFWAKYLYQKATQLVFVSNEIEKKVNAKYRFNNTTTIYNPVIFTETVFDKPVNIPQSYFIFFGRLEDKIKNLTLLIEAYGMSKLQEKKVSLLLVGDGSDRDAILAKIKSKNLNDFVQVLPFQKDIVPYIQNARATVLTSYFEGFPMSLVESLTVGTPVISVDCKTGPREIVKNKVNGLLVQNHNPKALAEAMNLMIEDENLYQNCKNNAQKSVEHLSLTTIAHQWQNLLKAND, encoded by the coding sequence ATGAAAAACAACAATAAAATCGCTATAGTTTCCGCTTCACTTGGTGTTGGCGGCGCTGAGCGTTTTGCCAGTTTGTTAGGATTGATGTTGCACAATTTAGGGTATGAAGTACATCATATCATCATTTTGGATTTCGTAGATTATGAATATCAAGGCAAATTGGTCAATTTAGGACAATTGTTTGCCCAAGAAAAAGGTGTTTTTAGGGCGATTAAGAAAGGAAAATTTATTGCCCAATATTTGCAAGAAAACCAAATCGAAACCATAATAGACATTCGCTCTCGACCAGTCTTGTTGCGTGAAATTTTTACCAAATGGATTTACGGCAATCGAAAAACCTATTTCATGATTCACAGTTCGGATATTGAAATGTATTTGCCGAAATCTGTTTTTTGGGCCAAATATCTTTATCAGAAAGCAACGCAATTGGTCTTTGTTTCCAATGAAATCGAAAAAAAAGTCAACGCAAAGTATCGTTTTAACAATACAACAACTATTTATAATCCTGTTATTTTTACCGAAACCGTTTTTGACAAACCAGTTAATATTCCGCAAAGCTATTTTATCTTTTTTGGAAGATTGGAAGACAAAATCAAGAACCTTACTTTGTTGATTGAAGCGTATGGAATGTCAAAATTGCAAGAGAAGAAAGTAAGTCTGCTTTTAGTAGGCGATGGTTCTGATAGAGACGCTATTTTGGCTAAAATCAAAAGCAAAAATCTCAACGATTTTGTTCAAGTGTTGCCTTTTCAAAAAGATATTGTTCCTTACATTCAAAATGCAAGAGCTACGGTTTTGACCAGTTATTTTGAAGGTTTCCCGATGTCCTTGGTGGAATCTTTAACCGTTGGAACGCCTGTGATTTCAGTAGATTGCAAAACCGGACCTAGAGAAATTGTAAAAAATAAGGTTAACGGATTATTAGTACAAAATCACAACCCAAAAGCTTTGGCGGAAGCCATGAATTTGATGATTGAAGACGAAAATTTATACCAAAACTGTAAAAATAATGCTCAGAAAAGTGTAGAACATTTATCTTTGACAACCATTGCCCATCAATGGCAAAATTTATTAAAAGCAAATGACTAG
- a CDS encoding GNAT family N-acetyltransferase codes for MKNYTVRRYHSDDFLLWNAFIGTAKNATFLFHRDFMEYHADRFEDYSLMVFEGQKLVSVLPANVKDNTLFSHQGLTYGGFVFGEKVKLGEVITVVKSVLAFLSLNQFESFQLKLVPSIYNCFFSEEIEYALFLAKAQLIRRDCLSVIDLKKPFSFTKTRKESLRRGIKNDLVIKKELKFDLFWNEILIPNLDKKHQAKPVHSVEEIIKLQQKFPNNIWHFNVYHEDKIVAGTTVFITDNVAHPQYISGNEKKNELGSLDFLYNHLITEVFKDKIYFDFGPSHEENGKKINEGILFWKESFGAKTVVQDFYEVKTSNYGLLENVLI; via the coding sequence GTGAAAAACTATACTGTTAGACGTTATCATTCGGACGATTTTTTGCTTTGGAATGCTTTTATCGGCACGGCCAAAAATGCTACTTTTTTGTTTCATCGCGATTTTATGGAATACCATGCTGATCGGTTTGAAGACTATTCTTTAATGGTTTTTGAAGGACAAAAATTGGTTTCGGTACTTCCGGCGAATGTTAAAGATAATACGCTTTTTTCTCACCAAGGCCTGACTTACGGCGGTTTTGTTTTTGGAGAAAAGGTAAAATTAGGTGAAGTCATTACTGTAGTCAAATCAGTTTTGGCTTTTTTAAGCCTAAATCAGTTCGAAAGTTTTCAGTTGAAATTAGTTCCAAGTATTTATAATTGTTTCTTTTCTGAGGAGATTGAATATGCTTTGTTTTTGGCGAAAGCCCAATTAATCCGAAGAGATTGTTTGTCGGTAATTGACCTTAAGAAACCATTTTCTTTTACAAAAACCCGAAAAGAGAGTTTGCGACGTGGTATAAAAAACGATTTAGTCATCAAGAAAGAATTGAAGTTTGACCTTTTTTGGAACGAAATTTTGATTCCGAATTTAGACAAAAAGCACCAAGCCAAACCAGTGCATTCAGTAGAAGAAATAATAAAATTACAACAAAAATTCCCAAATAATATTTGGCATTTTAATGTCTATCACGAAGATAAAATTGTGGCAGGAACAACGGTTTTTATTACCGATAATGTGGCACATCCACAATACATTTCAGGCAATGAAAAAAAGAACGAATTGGGAAGTTTAGATTTTCTTTACAACCATTTGATAACCGAAGTTTTTAAAGATAAAATCTATTTTGATTTTGGTCCGTCACACGAAGAAAACGGCAAGAAAATCAATGAAGGTATTTTATTTTGGAAAGAAAGTTTTGGCGCTAAAACCGTTGTTCAAGATTTTTATGAAGTGAAAACAAGCAATTATGGGTTATTAGAAAATGTTTTGATATGA
- a CDS encoding glycosyltransferase has product MKILLIGEYSRLHNSLKEGLLELGNEVTILGFKDGFKDFPVDFPLVKKWDYGFLKKVKLGVLKLTGFDISSYLTYKQFQQNQQYFQGFDVVQLINENSFFCDFQYEKKILNYLFKNNKKVFLLSAGDDYEYVNYNFNHPENPSIVQPYLDGKIADKAFSNVLKFRRKSFEKLHDFIYQNIQGVIATDIDYHIPLQNHPKYLGLIPSPINLTKFPESELKIGDRIIIFHGINRESYFKKGNDYFEKALEIVQQKYNAKIDVFVTENVPYNDYINRYNQAHIVLDQLYGHDQGSNALEAMAKGKVVFTNASKTFENHYNLKDKVAVNALPEVDYLVTQLSFLIENPEAIKNMGQRARKFIKKEHDYLTVAGKFLAVWHR; this is encoded by the coding sequence ATGAAGATTTTACTCATTGGAGAATACAGTCGGCTACACAATTCTTTAAAAGAAGGTTTGCTCGAGTTGGGAAACGAAGTTACTATCTTGGGATTCAAAGATGGCTTCAAGGATTTTCCCGTTGATTTTCCTTTGGTTAAAAAATGGGATTACGGTTTTTTGAAAAAAGTGAAATTGGGGGTTTTAAAACTGACCGGATTTGACATTTCTTCTTATTTAACGTATAAACAATTTCAGCAAAACCAACAGTATTTTCAAGGATTTGATGTGGTACAACTCATTAATGAAAACAGTTTTTTTTGCGACTTCCAATACGAGAAAAAGATTTTAAACTATCTTTTCAAAAACAATAAAAAGGTCTTTTTACTTTCTGCCGGAGATGATTATGAATATGTGAATTACAATTTTAACCATCCGGAAAACCCTTCGATCGTACAACCTTATTTGGACGGAAAAATTGCAGATAAAGCCTTTTCAAATGTTTTAAAATTCAGAAGAAAATCGTTTGAAAAACTACATGACTTTATTTATCAAAACATTCAAGGTGTGATTGCCACCGACATTGATTATCACATTCCATTACAAAATCATCCCAAATATTTAGGTTTGATTCCGAGTCCGATTAATTTAACAAAATTTCCTGAAAGCGAATTAAAAATCGGTGACAGAATTATTATTTTTCATGGGATTAACCGTGAAAGTTATTTCAAAAAAGGCAATGATTATTTTGAAAAAGCACTGGAAATAGTTCAGCAAAAATACAACGCCAAAATTGATGTTTTTGTAACCGAAAATGTGCCTTACAACGATTACATCAACCGCTACAATCAAGCGCATATCGTTTTAGATCAATTATACGGTCACGACCAAGGCAGCAACGCATTGGAAGCGATGGCAAAAGGCAAAGTGGTTTTTACCAACGCGAGTAAAACTTTTGAAAATCATTACAATCTAAAGGATAAAGTAGCTGTCAATGCACTTCCTGAGGTAGATTATTTGGTTACCCAATTGTCATTCTTAATTGAAAATCCGGAAGCGATAAAAAATATGGGGCAACGAGCTCGAAAATTTATTAAAAAAGAGCATGATTATCTGACTGTTGCCGGGAAATTTTTAGCCGTTTGGCACCGATAA
- a CDS encoding FdtA/QdtA family cupin domain-containing protein, giving the protein MTSINDAKIIEIPKVHDTRGNLSVIENDVIPFEMKRVYYLYDIPSGSRRGGHSHKDQQEFLVALSGSFEVVLNDGQQQRKVTLNKPNQGLLIPNGIWRELENFSSGSVCLVIASEVFVEADYIRDYDDFLLSKN; this is encoded by the coding sequence ATGACTAGTATAAACGACGCCAAAATCATCGAAATTCCTAAAGTTCACGATACACGTGGCAACCTTTCCGTAATTGAAAATGACGTCATTCCGTTTGAAATGAAGCGGGTTTATTATTTGTATGATATTCCGAGTGGCAGCCGACGTGGCGGTCATTCGCACAAAGACCAGCAGGAGTTTTTGGTTGCCTTAAGCGGGAGTTTTGAGGTAGTTTTGAATGATGGTCAGCAACAACGAAAAGTCACTTTGAATAAACCCAATCAAGGTTTGTTGATTCCAAATGGCATTTGGCGCGAACTGGAGAATTTTTCATCAGGTTCGGTCTGTTTGGTCATTGCTTCGGAAGTTTTTGTAGAAGCCGATTATATTCGTGATTACGACGATTTTTTGTTATCTAAAAACTGA